In one Lolium rigidum isolate FL_2022 chromosome 3, APGP_CSIRO_Lrig_0.1, whole genome shotgun sequence genomic region, the following are encoded:
- the LOC124696047 gene encoding pentatricopeptide repeat-containing protein At4g19890-like encodes MQTLSRHRHGRLIPKFSSFSTTTTSNAPPPPPVPTSDATSRISSLGDHDPGALAPDDAIVALSSVADSDGSAAALALFRRLASRSDVRQLMRLYVTAATTFVARGSLPMAHEAMRRMVAAFAEAGRLPEAADMVFEMRSHGLPFCVETANWILRAGLDTGNFVYARKVFDGMVTRGGVCPDARSFRALVLGCCREGQVEEVDALLTEMWEQGFCLDNATCTVLVRTFCKKGRFRDVSEFFRRMLEMGTPPNVVNYTAWIDGLCKRGHVKQAFHVLEEMVRKGLKPNVYTHTSLIDGLCKIGWTERAFRLFLKLIKSSSYKPNVHTYTVMIGGYCKEGKLARAEMLLGRMVEQELAPNTNTYTTLISGHCKGGSFDRAFELINKMTSEGFLPNIYTYNAVIDGLCKKGKIQEAYKVLRRATSQGLELDKAIVKLANQHQL; translated from the exons ATGCAGACGCTCTCTCGCCATCGCCATGGCCGCCTCATCCCCAAGTTCTCGTCCTTCTCCACCACTACCACATCCAACGCCCCGCCTCCACCTCCCGTTCCTACCTCCGATGCCACCTCCCGCATCTCCTCGCTCGGCGACCACGACCCGGGCGCGCTCGCGCCCGACGATGCCATCGTGGCGCTCTCCTCCGTCGCCGATTCCGATGGCTCCGCGGCGGCACTCGCGCTCTTCCGCCGCCTGGCGTCCCGCTCAGACGTTCGCCAGCTCATGCGCCTCTACGTCACCGCCGCGACCACCTTCGTTGCGAGGGGCAGCCTCCCCATGGCGCACGAGGCCATGCGCCGGATGGTCGCTGCCTTCGCCGAGGCAGGTCGGCTCCCGGAGGCCGCGGACATGGTCTTCGAGATGCGCAGCCACGGTCTGCCATTCTGCGTCGAAACAGCCAACTGGATCCTTAGAGCTGGGCTTGACACCGGGAACTTCGTCTATGCGCGCAAGGTGTTCGATGGAATGGTAACGCGCGGCGGGGTGTGCCCCGACGCTCGCAGCTTCCGGGCGCTGGTCTTGGGGTGCTGCAGGGAAGgccaggtggaggaggtggacgcCTTGCTGACAGAAATGTGGGAGCAGGGGTTCTGCCTGGACAACGCGACATGCACGGTGCTCGTGCGGACCTTCTGCAAGAAGGGGCGATTCAGGGATGTGTCCGAGTTCTTCAGGAGGATGCTGGAGATGGGAACGCCGCCCAATGTGGTCAATTACACCGCGTGGATTGATGGTCTGTGTAAAAGAGGACACGTCAAGCAGGCCTTCCATGTACTGGAGGAGATGGTCAGAAAAGGGTTGAAGCCGAATGTGTACACACACACGTCGTTGATTGACGGGCTCTGTAAGATTGGGTGGACGGAGAGGGCGTTCCGGCTTTTCTTGAAGCTCATCAAGAGTAGTTCATACAAGCCGAATGTGCATACATACACTGTGATGATTGGAGGGTACTGTAAAGAGGGCAAGCTTGCTCGAGCAGAGATGCTGCTGGGAAGGATGGTTGAGCAGGAGTTGGCGCCAAACACAAACACATACACTACGCTTATTAGTGGGCACTGCAAAGGAGGCAGCTTTGATCGTGCCTTTGAGCTGATAAATAAGATGACTAGTGAAGGCTTCCTGCCCAACATTTACACATACAATGCTGTCATTGATGGCCTCTGCAAGAAAGGTAAAATTCAAGAGGCCTACAAGGTGCTCCGGAGGGCCACTAGTCAAGGGCTTGAGCTTGATAAG GCTATTGTAAAGTTGGCAAATCAACATCAGCTTTGA